The following coding sequences are from one Desulfosporosinus orientis DSM 765 window:
- a CDS encoding cobalamin B12-binding domain-containing protein, whose amino-acid sequence MSNFEELSQSIISGQLDRVKSLTQQAISAGSNPVDIINQGLIPGMSVVGARFKAGKMYVPEVLMSARAMDAGMELVKPLILSGEIPSAGKIVIGTVKGDLHDIGKNLVSMMLESAGYTIINLGVDAGPEKFVQAVKEHQPGVIGMSALLTTTMLAMKDTIELLKEEGLRDKVKVIIGGAPISQDFSDEIGADGFAPDAGSAADLCKKLLA is encoded by the coding sequence ATGTCAAATTTTGAAGAACTTTCCCAAAGTATCATTAGCGGGCAGCTGGATCGAGTCAAGTCACTTACACAACAGGCTATCTCAGCCGGAAGCAATCCTGTGGACATTATCAATCAGGGACTCATTCCTGGAATGAGTGTAGTAGGTGCCCGGTTTAAAGCCGGTAAAATGTATGTCCCGGAAGTCTTAATGTCAGCCCGGGCGATGGATGCCGGTATGGAGCTTGTTAAACCCTTAATTTTAAGCGGTGAGATCCCATCTGCCGGAAAAATCGTCATCGGAACTGTTAAAGGAGACCTCCACGATATTGGTAAGAACTTAGTCAGCATGATGCTGGAGAGTGCCGGCTATACCATCATTAACCTGGGTGTTGACGCCGGACCGGAGAAATTCGTTCAAGCTGTGAAGGAGCACCAGCCTGGGGTTATCGGCATGTCTGCATTATTGACCACCACCATGCTGGCCATGAAAGATACCATTGAGCTGCTGAAAGAAGAAGGCCTCCGGGATAAAGTTAAAGTTATTATCGGAGGGGCTCCTATATCTCAGGATTTCTCAGATGAAATCGGTGCTGATGGTTTTGCTCCTGATGCTGGATCTGCAGCTGATCTTTGTAAGAAACTTCTAGCCTAG
- a CDS encoding DUF3795 domain-containing protein: MSNSNYDTYCGNYCGACSIILAYRTGFKDSVASYWTESNLKAYLQTIGIKPTTEDSFQLKCNGCKSDDLFINCKYCGIRACATNRKVEHCNKCNEYPCQLLKGSLLNKDIQEKLPHLKVTSNNLTTINNVGVEQWLDDQEKQWKCPQCHADTSWYMFTCANCGKDLTGEKDYLNIK; encoded by the coding sequence ATGAGTAATTCAAATTATGATACTTATTGTGGGAATTATTGTGGTGCTTGCTCAATAATTTTGGCTTATAGGACTGGATTCAAAGATTCAGTTGCTTCATATTGGACTGAATCTAATTTGAAGGCATATTTACAGACAATAGGGATTAAGCCAACAACTGAAGATAGTTTTCAGCTTAAGTGTAATGGGTGTAAATCAGATGATTTATTCATTAATTGCAAATATTGTGGAATAAGAGCTTGTGCAACAAATCGTAAAGTTGAACATTGTAATAAATGCAATGAATACCCTTGTCAACTGCTTAAAGGGTCCTTATTAAACAAAGATATTCAGGAAAAATTACCACACTTAAAAGTTACATCAAATAATTTAACAACTATTAATAACGTTGGTGTTGAACAGTGGCTTGATGACCAGGAAAAACAATGGAAATGCCCACAATGTCATGCAGACACTTCCTGGTATATGTTTACTTGTGCGAATTGCGGAAAGGATTTAACAGGAGAGAAAGACTATCTTAATATAAAATAA
- a CDS encoding trimethylamine methyltransferase family protein yields MCDLSKSQYVRANYQVNATPQLKMLSDDQCEMVMNGALEVLERTGAEIHSPEALEVFRKGGCWVEGNMVRFPSHLVEWAIRSAPSRIVVSNQKGERTLFLEGQNIYYGPGPTNTYTIDPFTGERRRPRKSDTVRAAKVIDALPNIDYAMDCGTVMDVTPTLSDVHAFQAMLENTNKPIIHWGFGIEQYQDIIDMAAAVAGSLEALQKDPFILLYSESSPPLRHSIEAIDKAIFAAKNNIPIVYTPCTFAGGVAPATMAGTLVIAVADSLVGLVAGQLVRQGSGFVMGGLISTMDMASTILSYGAAELSLLSAGLTAVARYMKIPMFSTGGCTDSKVIDVQMGLEAAFSILIAGLSGANLIHDCSYMEYGATSSLELMTMDDEIIGMVKRILQGVKVDDEHLALNVINDIGPGGHYLAHDHTMAHFREFWTPTLINRLRYDGWKAEGSKSMAQRVKEKTQDIINNHQAEPKPDHVLKAIQAIVDRAEAREANKR; encoded by the coding sequence GTGTGTGACTTGTCAAAAAGCCAATACGTTAGGGCCAACTATCAAGTTAATGCTACCCCACAATTAAAAATGTTAAGCGATGACCAATGCGAAATGGTCATGAACGGTGCCCTGGAGGTGCTGGAGAGAACCGGTGCGGAGATTCACAGTCCGGAGGCCTTGGAAGTCTTCCGCAAAGGAGGATGCTGGGTTGAGGGCAATATGGTGCGTTTTCCCTCTCACCTGGTGGAGTGGGCGATCCGCAGCGCTCCGTCACGGATTGTAGTTTCCAATCAGAAAGGGGAAAGAACCTTATTTTTAGAAGGACAAAACATTTATTATGGCCCTGGCCCCACTAATACTTATACTATTGATCCTTTCACAGGGGAACGGCGCCGTCCCAGAAAGTCTGATACCGTCAGAGCAGCCAAAGTCATCGATGCACTGCCCAACATTGACTATGCTATGGACTGCGGAACAGTCATGGATGTAACTCCCACCTTATCCGATGTTCATGCCTTCCAGGCCATGTTGGAAAACACCAATAAACCCATTATTCACTGGGGATTTGGTATTGAACAATATCAAGACATTATTGACATGGCCGCCGCTGTAGCAGGCAGTCTGGAAGCTCTGCAGAAAGATCCTTTTATTCTTCTCTATTCAGAATCCAGCCCGCCCCTGCGGCACTCCATAGAAGCCATTGATAAAGCTATTTTTGCAGCGAAAAACAATATCCCCATCGTTTATACTCCCTGCACCTTTGCTGGCGGTGTAGCACCTGCCACTATGGCAGGAACTCTGGTCATTGCTGTGGCAGATTCCCTGGTCGGTCTGGTAGCAGGACAGCTGGTACGTCAAGGTTCTGGTTTTGTCATGGGCGGTTTGATTTCCACCATGGATATGGCAAGTACTATTCTCTCCTACGGCGCAGCAGAGCTGAGCCTCCTTTCCGCAGGATTAACGGCAGTTGCCCGCTATATGAAAATTCCTATGTTCAGTACCGGCGGCTGTACGGATTCCAAAGTCATTGACGTACAGATGGGACTGGAAGCGGCCTTCTCAATTTTGATTGCCGGCTTAAGCGGTGCCAACCTCATTCATGACTGCAGCTATATGGAGTACGGAGCTACCTCCTCTCTGGAACTGATGACCATGGATGATGAAATTATCGGCATGGTGAAACGAATTCTTCAGGGCGTCAAGGTAGACGATGAACACTTAGCCCTAAATGTTATCAATGACATTGGTCCCGGCGGACATTACTTAGCACACGATCATACCATGGCTCATTTCCGTGAATTCTGGACACCGACCTTGATTAATCGCCTTAGATATGACGGCTGGAAGGCAGAAGGCTCCAAGTCCATGGCCCAGCGCGTTAAGGAAAAAACTCAAGACATCATTAATAATCACCAGGCTGAACCTAAACCGGATCATGTCTTAAAAGCTATTCAAGCCATTGTAGACAGAGCAGAAGCTCGGGAAGCTAATAAACGATAG
- a CDS encoding trimethylamine methyltransferase family protein, whose amino-acid sequence MPVRSNYAENTSPMFKILSPRQCEEILLAAQEVLERTGVTVYDEEARETMKKAGCWVDGILVRIPSAVVNRALQSVPKRVTLCNSRTGSRDVRLEGYNAYFGTGSDTPFTIDPYTGKRQRSTKQSVSNACKVIDALENLDFVMSLGIVQDVPLLISDRHQFEAQVLNTGKPIVTTAHDIYGFADIIEMCEIIAGGVEELRRNPFMTLYAEPISPLQHAWEAASKLILAAKKGLPVVYTPCVMAGGTVPATMAGVLTQGLAESLSGLVINQSTREGSPFIMGGVFTIMDMATTIFSYGSPEFNLLMSSLADMAHYLHIPMFGTAGCSDSNIVDEQAGIEAAMSIAMTALSGPNLNHDVGYIEYGSTSSLEFLTINNDVIGMARRLVRGIEVNEETLALDLIHKIGPGGHFLCENHTMENFKKETYYPNLIDRQRFESWTEYGSKTLFERANERVKDIIENYEPDPLPKDIQQKIRGIVERSEQKIAK is encoded by the coding sequence ATGCCTGTAAGAAGCAATTACGCAGAAAATACCAGTCCTATGTTTAAGATTCTTTCTCCCAGACAGTGTGAAGAAATTCTTCTCGCTGCTCAAGAGGTTCTCGAACGTACCGGGGTAACTGTCTACGATGAAGAAGCCCGGGAAACTATGAAAAAAGCCGGCTGTTGGGTTGACGGTATTTTAGTTCGTATCCCTTCCGCCGTGGTGAACAGAGCTTTACAATCCGTTCCGAAAAGGGTCACTCTTTGCAATAGCCGTACGGGTTCCCGGGATGTTCGCTTAGAGGGCTATAACGCTTATTTTGGTACAGGTTCTGATACCCCCTTTACCATTGATCCTTATACCGGCAAGCGGCAGCGCTCCACAAAGCAGTCTGTCAGCAACGCCTGCAAAGTCATTGACGCTTTAGAAAACCTGGATTTCGTCATGTCCTTAGGGATTGTGCAAGACGTGCCGCTCCTCATTTCTGACCGCCATCAGTTTGAGGCTCAAGTCCTGAATACTGGCAAGCCCATTGTTACCACAGCTCATGACATCTATGGCTTTGCCGATATCATTGAGATGTGCGAAATCATTGCCGGCGGTGTAGAGGAGCTGCGCCGCAATCCTTTCATGACCCTTTATGCTGAGCCGATTTCACCCTTGCAGCATGCTTGGGAAGCGGCTTCCAAATTGATACTGGCTGCTAAAAAAGGCTTGCCTGTTGTTTACACCCCCTGCGTTATGGCTGGAGGAACAGTACCGGCTACCATGGCAGGAGTCTTAACCCAAGGCTTAGCTGAATCCTTAAGCGGCTTAGTCATCAACCAGTCTACCAGAGAAGGTTCACCCTTCATTATGGGCGGCGTCTTCACCATTATGGATATGGCTACCACCATCTTCAGCTATGGTTCGCCGGAATTCAACTTGCTCATGTCATCTTTGGCTGATATGGCTCATTACCTGCACATTCCTATGTTCGGCACCGCCGGCTGCTCAGACTCCAATATTGTGGATGAGCAAGCAGGTATTGAAGCAGCCATGTCCATTGCTATGACTGCTCTTTCCGGACCTAACCTTAACCATGATGTGGGCTATATCGAATATGGTTCTACTTCATCTTTAGAGTTTTTAACCATTAATAATGACGTTATTGGTATGGCCCGCCGTTTAGTCCGGGGTATCGAAGTGAATGAGGAAACCCTGGCATTAGATCTGATTCATAAAATCGGTCCCGGCGGACACTTCCTCTGTGAAAACCATACTATGGAAAACTTTAAAAAGGAAACCTATTATCCTAATCTCATTGACCGTCAGCGTTTTGAGTCCTGGACGGAATATGGCTCAAAAACCTTATTCGAGCGGGCCAATGAACGAGTCAAAGATATTATTGAAAACTATGAACCCGATCCCCTTCCTAAGGACATCCAGCAAAAAATCAGGGGGATTGTTGAACGGTCAGAACAAAAAATCGCTAAGTAG
- a CDS encoding cobalamin B12-binding domain-containing protein — protein sequence MSNFEELSQSIISGQLDRVKSLTQQAIGAGTNPVDIINQGLIPGMSVVGARFKAGKMYVPEVLMSARAMDAGMELVKPLILSGDIPSAGKIVIGTVKGDLHDIGKNLVSMMLESAGYTVINLGVDAGPEKFVQAVKEHQPGVIGMSALLTTTMLAMKDTIELLKEEGLRDKVKVIIGGAPISQDFSDEIGADGFAPDAGSAADLCKKLLA from the coding sequence ATGTCAAATTTTGAAGAACTTTCTCAAAGCATTATCAGCGGGCAGCTGGACCGGGTTAAATCCCTTACTCAACAGGCCATCGGAGCAGGAACCAATCCTGTTGATATTATCAACCAGGGACTAATCCCGGGAATGAGCGTAGTAGGAGCCCGGTTTAAGGCCGGTAAAATGTATGTTCCGGAAGTCTTAATGTCAGCCCGGGCTATGGATGCCGGTATGGAACTTGTTAAACCGTTGATTTTAAGCGGAGATATCCCATCCGCCGGGAAAATCGTGATTGGAACGGTAAAAGGAGACCTCCACGATATCGGCAAGAACTTAGTTAGCATGATGCTGGAAAGTGCCGGCTATACCGTCATCAACCTGGGTGTTGACGCCGGACCGGAGAAATTCGTTCAAGCTGTTAAGGAACACCAGCCTGGGGTTATCGGTATGTCCGCTTTGTTGACTACCACCATGCTGGCCATGAAAGATACTATCGAACTTCTGAAAGAAGAAGGCCTGCGGGATAAGGTCAAAGTTATTATTGGAGGAGCTCCCATATCTCAGGATTTCTCCGATGAAATCGGTGCCGATGGCTTTGCCCCCGATGCCGGGTCCGCAGCGGATCTTTGCAAGAAACTTCTGGCCTAG
- a CDS encoding methyltetrahydrofolate cobalamin methyltransferase, with the protein MLIIGELINTSRKAVKPAVEQRDAAFIQELAKKQVEAGAHYVDVNCGTMVHDEVETMEWLVNTIQEAVTAPLCIDTPRMEAMEAGLAACKNGQPMVNSITAEKERYSMVLPLVLKYKAKVVALCMDDTGVPASAEQRITIVKKLVGDLTSAGVPEEDIYLDPLVTPISTGDNCGNDVLDTVRFIRQTYPKVHGACGLSNISYGLPNRKILNQAFMIQTMVAGMDAYILDPLDKAMMGFVYASQALLGQDSFCMQYLNAHRSGLYE; encoded by the coding sequence ATGTTAATTATTGGAGAACTTATTAATACCAGCCGAAAAGCCGTTAAGCCTGCCGTAGAACAAAGAGACGCTGCTTTTATCCAGGAACTGGCTAAAAAGCAAGTTGAGGCAGGAGCTCATTATGTGGATGTCAACTGCGGAACCATGGTCCATGATGAAGTTGAAACCATGGAATGGCTGGTTAACACCATCCAAGAAGCTGTAACGGCACCTCTTTGTATTGATACACCAAGAATGGAGGCTATGGAGGCAGGATTAGCGGCTTGCAAAAATGGCCAGCCCATGGTTAATTCCATTACGGCGGAAAAAGAACGCTATTCCATGGTTTTGCCTTTGGTTCTAAAATATAAGGCTAAAGTCGTGGCATTGTGTATGGATGACACCGGTGTACCCGCCTCGGCAGAACAGCGGATCACCATTGTTAAAAAATTAGTGGGGGACCTGACATCGGCAGGCGTTCCTGAAGAGGATATCTATCTGGACCCCCTGGTCACACCCATTAGTACCGGGGATAATTGCGGCAACGATGTTCTGGATACGGTTCGCTTTATTCGCCAGACCTATCCGAAAGTTCACGGTGCTTGTGGATTGAGCAATATTTCCTATGGGCTGCCTAACCGCAAGATTTTAAATCAGGCCTTCATGATTCAGACCATGGTAGCTGGAATGGATGCCTATATTTTAGATCCCCTGGATAAAGCCATGATGGGCTTCGTCTATGCTTCCCAGGCATTGCTGGGGCAGGATTCCTTCTGCATGCAGTATTTGAATGCTCACCGCAGCGGGTTGTACGAATAA
- a CDS encoding sigma-54 interaction domain-containing protein, with protein sequence MSELKLNQAYVQQIAEVIAAVIEFEVVIIDSNTEVIAGTGKYQSEIGFVYGKESISGQMIKNGSNSILDDDPSKHDICKNCDQKIHCRIKAAILSPIILHDKVIGNISIFAFDVAEKKQLLANQRKYEDFLTKLAALTSSKIDVNEMNSRLAIMANQFSAVINSIIEGIIAINHGGYITHINKSAEKLLSITTRQMNGRHINDIFPEFSVPKVLKFGQQYVEQEIKYFTKDTKDEQCHFISTITPIKKDLEIVGLVISFRSIGEMRKLAGRLIREERKYSLDGILGTSKAMTALKQKMQLVAATDSTILITGESGTGKELFARAIHEESHRKNGPFVAINCGAIPENLLESELFGYEEGAFTGASRGGKPGKFELANGGTIFLDEIGDMPMHLQVKLLRVLQEVKFERIGGVKPVWVDVRIIAATNRNLEEMIEEKLFRSDLFYRLSVIPFYIPPLRERKEDLILLLHHFLDKYNLILGKQITGFTQEVQRKMLAYPWLGNVRELENAVEYAVNIATKNVIDSSFLSSRVNDYFKHNPGLTTGEAPPTLAELEKSAIEAALKKFGNTRQAKEKAAESLGMSRSTFYRKIKNLGLSTKAL encoded by the coding sequence ATGTCTGAATTAAAACTTAATCAAGCCTATGTTCAACAAATAGCTGAAGTTATTGCCGCTGTAATAGAATTTGAGGTTGTTATTATTGATAGTAACACTGAGGTTATTGCCGGAACCGGCAAATATCAGAGCGAAATTGGTTTTGTTTATGGTAAAGAATCTATTTCGGGGCAAATGATTAAAAATGGAAGTAATTCTATCTTAGACGATGATCCAAGTAAACACGATATCTGTAAAAACTGTGATCAGAAAATTCACTGCCGAATTAAGGCAGCCATACTGTCGCCGATTATTTTACATGACAAGGTTATCGGTAACATCTCAATATTTGCTTTTGATGTGGCAGAGAAAAAACAATTGCTGGCCAATCAAAGAAAATATGAAGATTTTCTGACCAAACTGGCGGCTTTGACCAGCAGCAAAATTGATGTCAATGAAATGAACAGCCGGCTAGCCATTATGGCCAATCAATTCAGCGCCGTTATCAACTCCATCATTGAGGGGATTATTGCTATTAACCATGGAGGCTACATAACCCATATTAATAAATCGGCTGAAAAGCTATTAAGCATCACCACTAGGCAGATGAACGGCCGGCATATTAATGATATTTTTCCTGAGTTTTCCGTTCCCAAAGTTCTCAAATTTGGCCAGCAATACGTTGAACAAGAAATTAAGTATTTCACCAAAGACACTAAAGATGAACAGTGCCATTTTATCAGCACCATCACCCCCATTAAAAAAGACCTGGAAATCGTGGGCCTGGTTATTTCCTTTAGAAGTATTGGTGAAATGAGGAAGTTAGCCGGACGTTTGATCAGAGAAGAACGTAAATATTCTCTGGATGGAATACTGGGCACAAGCAAGGCCATGACCGCCCTAAAGCAAAAAATGCAGCTGGTTGCTGCTACGGATTCCACCATCTTAATTACCGGGGAGAGCGGCACAGGCAAAGAGTTATTTGCCCGGGCTATTCATGAAGAAAGCCACCGCAAGAACGGCCCCTTTGTGGCCATTAACTGCGGTGCCATTCCGGAAAACCTCTTGGAGAGTGAACTCTTTGGCTATGAAGAGGGAGCTTTTACAGGAGCCAGCAGGGGAGGGAAACCGGGTAAATTTGAGCTGGCCAATGGCGGGACTATCTTTCTCGATGAAATCGGCGACATGCCCATGCACCTGCAGGTAAAATTGCTGCGAGTACTGCAAGAGGTTAAATTCGAACGAATTGGTGGAGTAAAGCCGGTATGGGTGGATGTTCGAATCATTGCCGCAACAAACCGCAACCTGGAAGAAATGATCGAAGAAAAGCTATTTCGCAGCGATCTCTTTTACAGGTTAAGTGTTATTCCTTTTTATATACCGCCCCTGCGGGAGAGGAAAGAAGATTTAATCCTGCTTCTCCATCATTTCTTAGATAAATATAACTTGATTTTAGGTAAACAAATTACGGGATTTACCCAGGAAGTTCAGCGAAAAATGCTGGCCTACCCGTGGCTGGGGAATGTAAGGGAACTGGAAAATGCCGTAGAATATGCCGTAAATATCGCCACAAAAAATGTCATTGACAGCTCCTTTTTGTCTTCCCGGGTCAACGATTACTTTAAACATAATCCCGGTTTGACAACAGGAGAAGCACCGCCCACTCTGGCCGAGCTGGAAAAAAGCGCAATTGAGGCAGCCTTGAAAAAGTTTGGCAACACTCGGCAAGCTAAAGAGAAGGCCGCCGAAAGTTTAGGCATGAGCAGATCCACCTTTTACAGGAAGATTAAAAACCTGGGTTTGAGTACTAAAGCCCTTTAA
- a CDS encoding hydantoinase/oxoprolinase family protein: MPLILGIDTGGTFTDGVLLDLDTKEVKRKAKAFTTRGDLSIGIRNCIENMGDLDPRQVQLVSLSTTLATNAIVEGRGCRVGLIMIGHESSGNLPAHQVFVVNGGHDIKGIPVSELDLEAIRRAVTDMRGQVDTIAISSYLSIRNPEHEQAAQRLIQELWDVPIVCAHQLTTALGYYERTVTACLNARLLPIIAELLAAVRSVLKEKNITTPLMIVKGDGSLMSETMTREKPIETILSGPAASIVGAVFLTGSDSALALDMGGTTTDIAILESGRPRMNREGATVGGWKTRVEAAEISTFGLGGDSYIQVSKDRKLIIGPKRVWPLSVIADKYPNLVDELKKVEPNAQLIDSQPADCFMLVKQPMDKDQWNETEWKIIHALQECAHNIFTLADILGKDPNLLPLKGLEQAQVIGRISFTPTDLLHVRNTFTAYNVEAAQAGARILAHRLKIEMDEFPEKVLNEIEAGLCMTVLQSFAYRDGLKGDLNSEASVEFLLGNLLHRTHQLGFKTHITLDYPIVALGAPVTGYLPAVGDSLNTAVLIPTHAEVANAVGAAAGQVAELVRILIKPGVAGGYSVHAPWKREVYLYLEDAEKNALEKAKEVALERARLAGVPNPELFIEKEEVTSHTAGGDDVVFLETRIEVTAIGHPTWEE; this comes from the coding sequence ATGCCTTTAATACTAGGGATTGATACTGGCGGAACCTTTACCGACGGGGTGCTTCTGGATTTAGACACCAAGGAAGTGAAGAGAAAAGCCAAGGCATTTACGACACGTGGGGATTTATCCATTGGTATTCGAAATTGCATCGAAAACATGGGTGACTTAGACCCGCGTCAAGTTCAGCTCGTATCTCTGTCTACGACATTAGCAACGAACGCCATTGTTGAGGGTCGCGGTTGCCGGGTTGGTTTAATTATGATTGGTCATGAATCCTCCGGCAACCTCCCTGCTCATCAGGTATTTGTGGTTAATGGCGGGCATGATATTAAGGGGATACCTGTTTCGGAACTCGATTTGGAGGCTATCCGAAGAGCAGTGACAGATATGCGCGGGCAGGTGGATACTATCGCTATTTCCAGCTATCTCAGTATTCGCAATCCCGAGCATGAACAAGCTGCCCAGAGATTAATCCAAGAGCTTTGGGATGTACCCATTGTCTGTGCTCATCAGCTGACAACAGCTCTTGGCTATTATGAAAGGACGGTAACCGCCTGCCTGAATGCCCGGCTATTGCCAATTATTGCCGAACTCCTTGCTGCTGTAAGATCTGTCCTTAAAGAAAAGAATATTACCACCCCTTTGATGATTGTCAAAGGGGATGGTTCCCTGATGAGTGAAACCATGACTAGGGAGAAACCCATTGAGACCATTCTTTCAGGGCCGGCAGCAAGTATTGTGGGGGCAGTATTTTTGACAGGGAGTGACTCTGCCCTTGCCTTGGATATGGGTGGAACAACGACGGATATCGCCATATTAGAAAGTGGACGTCCCCGGATGAATCGGGAAGGAGCGACAGTCGGAGGATGGAAAACCCGCGTTGAAGCTGCAGAAATCAGTACTTTTGGACTGGGCGGCGACAGCTATATTCAGGTATCCAAGGACAGAAAACTGATTATTGGGCCAAAGAGAGTTTGGCCATTGTCAGTGATAGCTGATAAATATCCTAATTTAGTTGACGAACTCAAAAAAGTAGAGCCTAATGCACAGCTTATTGATAGTCAGCCTGCTGATTGCTTTATGTTGGTTAAGCAGCCCATGGATAAGGATCAGTGGAATGAAACGGAATGGAAAATAATCCATGCTCTCCAAGAGTGTGCTCATAATATTTTCACCCTTGCCGATATCCTTGGGAAAGATCCGAATCTGTTGCCATTAAAAGGCCTGGAGCAGGCCCAGGTTATCGGCAGGATTTCCTTTACCCCCACGGATTTGTTGCATGTCCGCAATACCTTTACCGCTTATAATGTTGAGGCAGCCCAGGCAGGTGCCCGGATTCTCGCTCACCGTCTGAAGATAGAGATGGATGAGTTCCCGGAAAAGGTCTTGAATGAGATTGAAGCCGGACTGTGTATGACGGTATTGCAGAGCTTTGCTTACCGCGATGGGTTAAAAGGGGATCTTAATTCAGAGGCCAGTGTGGAATTCCTGTTGGGTAACCTGCTTCATAGAACCCATCAGCTGGGCTTTAAGACCCATATCACTTTGGACTATCCCATTGTTGCTCTGGGGGCTCCGGTAACCGGATATCTTCCTGCGGTAGGGGATTCTTTAAATACCGCGGTCTTGATACCCACCCATGCAGAAGTGGCTAACGCTGTGGGAGCTGCTGCTGGGCAGGTGGCGGAACTCGTGCGCATTTTGATCAAGCCGGGTGTAGCCGGGGGGTATTCAGTCCATGCTCCTTGGAAACGAGAAGTCTATTTGTACCTGGAAGATGCGGAAAAAAATGCTTTGGAGAAGGCGAAAGAAGTTGCTTTGGAAAGAGCACGGCTAGCGGGTGTGCCTAATCCTGAGCTGTTTATTGAGAAGGAAGAGGTTACAAGTCATACTGCCGGAGGGGATGATGTGGTTTTTCTGGAGACACGCATAGAGGTTACAGCCATTGGACATCCCACCTGGGAAGAGTAG
- a CDS encoding SDR family NAD(P)-dependent oxidoreductase, translating to MEGRTAVITGATSGIGAAYALWFAQDGYDLIITGRRRAVIEEFAQKLRKSYGIKVEVVIAELAKPDQVEKLIEKIRHRQVEVLVNNAGFGVNSFYQESDLEIMEQVVEVNVLTPMKLIHALLPGMIRRGRGIIINVSSESAYLSIPKNSVYSGVKAFLLSFTEGLHLDLRNTGVKVQVVCPGFTRTDFHEKMGMKKSKQRNKGLIHWMSPEKVVEISLKDLKKEKVICIPGIHTKLLIFFGKILPKNYYYKFASTFNQKNKSNSRKNQIKQ from the coding sequence ATGGAAGGAAGAACGGCTGTCATTACAGGGGCCACCAGCGGCATCGGTGCAGCTTATGCCCTTTGGTTTGCCCAGGATGGATATGATCTCATTATCACGGGACGGCGCAGAGCTGTTATTGAAGAGTTCGCCCAGAAGCTGAGAAAATCTTATGGCATAAAGGTGGAAGTTGTCATCGCGGAGCTAGCCAAACCTGATCAGGTGGAGAAACTCATTGAGAAAATCAGGCATCGCCAGGTTGAGGTCTTAGTCAACAATGCCGGTTTTGGAGTGAATAGTTTCTATCAGGAGTCTGATTTGGAGATCATGGAACAAGTTGTGGAAGTAAATGTGCTGACCCCCATGAAGCTTATTCATGCACTCTTGCCCGGCATGATCCGGAGAGGCCGGGGAATCATTATCAATGTTTCCTCAGAAAGCGCCTACTTAAGCATTCCCAAAAACTCAGTTTACTCAGGAGTCAAAGCGTTTTTACTAAGCTTCACGGAAGGACTGCACTTAGATTTGCGGAACACCGGCGTAAAAGTACAAGTGGTTTGCCCTGGGTTTACAAGGACTGATTTTCATGAAAAGATGGGAATGAAGAAATCAAAACAGAGAAATAAAGGTTTAATTCATTGGATGTCTCCGGAAAAAGTTGTGGAAATCTCTTTAAAAGATCTTAAGAAGGAGAAGGTTATCTGTATACCTGGAATTCATACAAAATTACTAATTTTTTTTGGTAAAATACTGCCCAAGAATTACTACTATAAATTTGCAAGTACGTTTAATCAAAAAAATAAAAGCAATAGCCGGAAAAATCAGATAAAACAGTAA